In Brassica napus cultivar Da-Ae chromosome C2, Da-Ae, whole genome shotgun sequence, the sequence GTTTCTCAAACTATTCGGTTCGAAAACCAAtactttaaaatgaaataaaattgaCATTTGAATTTTCGTATCTCATCTCTTAGAAGTCAATCACATATGACACGCTAAAGCTttaaatcaacaagaacaaaaCTCGACCTGTTCAAAACTCAACTACGTGACTGAAAAAAAATCTTCTATTGCATGAcctttattttgaaataactgATAAGGTCATTATTAATTCCTGATCTTTACAAAAGTTTCAAAGATTATTTTCTTCCGttgagtttgaaaaaaaaatagattcttcttctcTATATCACTTTGGTTAGTTTTACTGATCTTTGGCACTTTCCCCTTTACATGTTACTActaattattaacaaaaaaaggacTATGAAATTGTGTATAAAGTTAAATATAATGGTGGAATCATTAGTTTAAGACATATATTATCCATTGTAGAACAACaagaacatatttatatattttaaaattcacacaaaaaaaaagaatagaaatTCTTTAAAACTAGGAAAGATTAGTAAATATGTGAAGTGAACTAAATAATGAGAAATTGTTTGTTCCTCTTATAAACGTTTAGTgaaccgatttttttttttaaatgtcaagTTATTAcaacatttaacaaaaatatatatttgcataaacaTATACTAGTTTGCTAGGATTTAGCTAGTTGGTGGGCCCTTTCACAAAGAACAAGTAATGGTTTGTCCTTCTTGTCATTATAAATATCAAGAAAGTCTTGCACATTCTCGAATCACAGCACACTCTTTCTACTACTCAACATTATCATACATACATCATCTCATACATCACCATGACCCAACGAGCCAACCCCAAGACTGGCTGCCTCACGGCGGTTGTCCGCCGTCTTTTATGTTCCGGCAGCCAACAAACCCACCCTTCCGACAACATTCTCGACTCTGACGAAACACTCCAGTTACTAAGCACTTACGAAGAAATCGAAGAGCcaaagaaagagacaaaaaccgaaacccaaacccaagAAGACGAcgtctctcctcctcctcctcccaatGTTGTAGCCAAACTCATGGGTCTAGATGACCCCGCACCGGGATCAAACCGGTTTAGATACTTTGACGATTCCGGTTCAGCTGTCGCACGCAGCAAATCGGTTAACTTCATGGACTATATCCTTAGAGttaaagaggaggaagaagaagatgagaaagatggtCATCTCACGTGCCGGAGAGTAAGAGCGTCGGTTTCCTTCCGGGAGATAGTCCCAACCTCGGCGAGATCAAGCTCGAACCAACAACAGAAGAAGCACGACTTCTTGCTGATGTATCTCGACAAGCTGGACGAGAAGAGGGAACTTGTCGGATCATCGTCTTCGTCAAGGTCTAAGAGGTTCGAGAAGGTATTAGAAGATTCCAAGAAGCCGCCATTGCCACctccggagaagaagaaggagaacgaGAAAGTGGCCAAGAAGTTTAAAGACGAGCGGAGGAAAgtagcaaagaagaagaagaagagtgagaaCGGAAGTGATCATGTTAACGGAGCTAAGAAAGTTCGATGGTTTCTCTCTCCGTCCAAGAGTAAGTCCACCGAGAAGATGGCGCTtctaggaggaggaggaggtgaaTGTAAGAACATCCCGGCGGATGAGTTTAGCGGAAAAGAGACAGAGTCTCcggaaaataaatcaaatgcGAGTCCGGTTTCGGTTCTTGATCGAGATCTTTATGATTATCTAATCCTTGATGATGACTACTACTTCTCAGGTGAGTCTATTACTATACCTTACTAATTATTTATGTACCTATTCCAAAGtcattattacattttttttttgttaaaatatttgaacGTAGTTGCTGCCTCATTTGAATTTTGGAGAAAATGgtaatttgattttaataattttctgaTTTTAGATGAATGAGATGCTAAAAATTTAGTCAACattatttcatttaaattatttactttatatatcgTATTTAATAGACATATTCAAAATTTCATCAATGTGATTAAATATAATTCCGATATTAATCTTTAATGTCAGACTAATATAATTCCGAATTTGAACAAGGACAGTTTCGGTTTAATGTTTGAACATCTTTCTTGGTTTTACTGTAAAAAGCTGCATAAATGAGACTTTGTTATTGGGAGAAAAAATAAATGTGACTTTGTCAAGATTTTACCCACCTTCaagaatttttatgttttatcttCCCCcaaaaaatgtattaaaatctttactttaatttgaaaaaaaaaacaggagatTCAGAAAGTGCATCGGAGTTGTCAACAAAGCAAGTAGAGACAACAGCAGCAAAATCTTCATGCTCTTCATCACCAGCAAGAACAAGGACAAATTCcaagaaagaaaacaacaatAACACCAACAGTGATTCTGAAGAGACAGAGTTTATCACAAAGCTAATGAATATGCTCTCAGATCTGTCTGAGGAAGACATGAAGTCTTCAACTTGGGTTTCTACTTCGTCAACTAAACCCGTTGACTACACTCAAGTCGAAGATTTTTGTGTTGAATTTGGTCAGGAGATTCTTGACCTTGTTATGGACCAGTTAGTTGATGAACTGTTGTATCTAGTTTGATTTTTACTTCCCAATCATCAAATTATGTCGTTCTATCATATCTCATAATCCAATCGTTAACCAAAGACTCACAACAGCCGTAATTATCACCATTCTGTAATTCCTGAAATTGTTATGACTTATGATGCATATAGTTTATGTTTTCCTCAGGATCTATATTCGACCTTAAAATGAGCTGCGACTGTTTAATTGGCGGAAACATAACTTAATGacgtaaatattatatattttgaatttaagatAGAATGAAAACATTTAATACTTatgatttgtaaataatttaaaattaattcttttttttatataaatagtgCAAACAAATGCACTTATCAAAAACATGGTGTGAATTAACTATTGCTAATCACACAATGACCAAATAGCACAAGTATAATCTTGATGACTCCTATTGTAAAGAATGAAATCAAATTTGATATGATGCGATATTAATGATAAATATGAAACAATTTTAAACAGATTACATGGTCCGAAAACAGCCATATATACTTTCTTCTGAAGTTTGCAGAGCCCCGTAGCTTCGAAATACGTACTGTCTGTCTCCTTTATGTCTATTTCACATGCAAATTATGGTCTCCTTCTAACGTTACTTCTTTGACgtttttttgtatgtttctgCTTTCTTGTTTGGGGTTCACATGTTATTTTCCCACTCTAACttatttaaacttcaaattataaatatttgatctaATCtaccagaaaaaaaatatttagtaaaaatcaattaaGAAAGCGCAAAAGCGATACATGAAAGTTTGTACGAGTGGATCTTTTAGTGCTTACTAATCCTAAGGTTCTACTTCTTCTATCCAACTGACACGGTTTTAACTATGTTGCGATCTGCTTGgtagctgttttttttttctaacatttGGCAGCTGTCTCTTGCAACCGcagaaaagaaagaaatcaaATCCATAACTCAAATAGCTGCTTATAGAAAataggatatatattatatatataatatatatatatatgatcacaAATAACGCGGTGAAGTGGGACAAATGTGAATTGAGAACGAAGACTTTTGTCtagtttaattttgtttatcgAGTGATTAAAAATTATGGGGGGTTTTATAAGCAGACTAAAGTAGCAAAAAATACTAAACCAATTTGATTTTGAACACCTATAAGAAATTACCTGAGCAAACAAGAAATTTAATCCGATCGAATATGGTTGAGTTCAAGTAAAAAAGAACCATACCATGACATATATCATTTTGATTTGTCGTTCTCAATAACCAGTTACTCATActataaagaaaacaaacattaaTTAGATATGATTTTAATGAGATTTAAGTAGCTAATTAAGGAACTAGCTATAATTAACCCATATgcttaaacaaaatataaaaaattagaagCCTTGATGTTGATCATCATCTTGATCTCTGTTAAGCTGATTAAGCAAAACATCAATGAGAGTATCTCTCTTCTGAGCCCTAGCTTCCTCTCTCAGCCGTCTCTCATCCTCTctctccatccacctcctctccGCGGCGGCTCTCTCCTCCTCTAGCTCCGCCATTCTCCTCTGccactctttctctctcttctccttctctctcgcCTTCATCTCCCATGCATCTCTCCATTCTTTCTCCATCTTCACCGTTTGCCTCATAAAGTCCTCCAACATTTCTTTCAATGTACTACCCGCGGTTTCAGCTTTGCTAGTGCCTTTTCCTTTTTTCGCACGTTTTTTGGGATTAGTAAAAGTACTTGTAGTAATCACTTCTGTATCTTTCTTCTGTGTCTCGACGAAAGACAATAATTCCTTGTTGATGTCTTGATTTAGCTCCGCGACTTCTTCTACTTCTTCGTCAGATGAGAACTGATTATGTTTTCTCTTAGAAGAAGTTCTTGGTTCTGACCACAACATTCTTTGCATTCTTGCTGTGAAAATCGATTGGATCTCGTTGTAAAATGGGAATTGCTGCCTAATAGGTTCTGGCTCAGTCGTTTCACACACCTGTCCCATTTATATTCAATATGTAATATATGTCGTGCATATACTAGACTATATGTTGTTCATGCATGTAAATATGACACTATTATGCATGCTACTTTTGTTGCCTTGTACTTAACGTATAACGGTATCTACATGTATATATGTAGACGTATTCAATTATCATGTGACTAGTAAAACGTTTCTTAATACTTAAGGTCACGCATCCGTTATATATAAcggtaattgtttttttttgtggcaTTTTATGAACACGAGATATTACTTAATTACTCACGAATTACCATGTGAAATATTAGTAGTGTAATAAACAAAAAAGGAGATATATAGTACTGGTATATAACGGATCAAATGTGAACATAATTAAGCCGTATCATGAAACTCAAAACTAATTAAACGCATTAAAGTCTAATATCTAACTTGTTTCCACTAATGGCAGGGTCTAAACAACCGAAGAGATTAGGTTAAACTATGTGTAATATAGTTCATCTATACATACACCACGCATAGACTAGTGGTTTCCAATATGCATACTCACCGGCCACCGCAGATGAAAGAATACGTACACATAATcataatttttagaaagataTAGCATACTTCTAAAAATGATGCATATACTTGTACTCATGATCATAGAACAACATCAACAGGTGTATATATAGTTAATTTAGACTATATATATAGGGAATAATTAATAGATAAACAGTTGAAGGTAACCTTGTATCTAGAGACGAGGTTCTTCCACTTGCTCTTACACTGTTCCGCGCTCCGAGCAAAACCCTTGTCGGCCATTTTAGCGACGACGACTTCCCAAAGTAGCTTATTACGtttggtttccatgaaagtctGATCTAGCTCTTCTCTTATACCCAAAAGCTCCTTTGTCTCATCTATGCTCCACTGTGGGATTCTCTCACCTCCTCCACCGAGATCCATCGCAACCGTCGTGCTCTGCGGCGGTGGAGGGAGCTGTTGCTGTTGGATCAACTGATAAAGTTGATGGTCGTGATGGTGAAAAGGGTTACGTCGGTCCATTATTGGGATCGAAGTCTTGGTGACGTAAAGAAAGTAAGAGTTGTTTTAGGGTtacttataaataaagagaGGTTTCTTTGGAAAAGAGGAGAAGAcagagaggatgaagaagaagagatatctTAATTAATTTATGAGCTGGTGTGAAAAGAAGGTGTAATTGTCAAGGGAAGATTGAAGtatactttttgttttgtttttctctaatttttataagatttttttttaaaaaaaattgaatatactAGAAGTTCTATAATAATTTATCGGAATAAAATGTTACAtatctcttttcttttaaagcCTATACTGCAAAGAAATCTGTACTCTGAGGTTAAGTTtacatatctatatattttcttcgCCAGAATTTATTGATTCTTAGGACATATAAAGTTTTATCTTTCAAACTGATGACCGGTTAGTGAAAAGGACACACTTCCGggattagaaaagaaaataacacTAAAAGTTAAGATTTGATTTAAGTAgctaactaatttttttttttaaactcttaTCTTCCTGTCTTCTAGAGTTTTGAGGTACTTAAAGTGGCAAAACTCTACCAGATATAAATTCAAGCTtacaataataattatatatatagaaaaaagaagaagggtgaTAATGTGGTCCATTGTTTCTGACGAACCGTGTTGATGAAAGTAAACAAATATTACATGAAATGCACTAGAGACGTCGCTCCCTCCCACCTGTCATCCCACGTTAAGACAAAGGGATGCAAAAATATCATAATGGATTTTATGTTATTGGTTACGCTTTCCCTATAAATGTTCCTACAACGACCGTAGTTATACAAACTTcattctaatttttgttttaaatgaaaGAGAAGCTGCATGATTAGTCTCTTGTTCGTTGGCTAAGATAACAACAATAGTTTTCTGTCAACATCTTCAGGTGAAAGTTGAAAATATCGTTTTTATACCAAAGAAATTTGCAGGAGGGAAATTAACGGGAGAGAGACGGTCAAGCATTGACGGTGAGAATAATGCAAGAGATTGAAATAATAACCTACCAAAAAGGAGGTGTTTCTCCTCACTCTAATTTCGCCGCCATGATTAATCATTTTTGACTTAATAAATCTATTGACAAATTTtctgaaattttattattaattatttagtcAGCTAGAGTAATGGTTTTAAAATCGATCTGAACAAGCCGATCAAATTGTTGACACTTGACGGAGAGAAGACAACATGTCTTGATCAGTAGTCATGAAAACATTTTTGCAATATCTTTTTTTATATCAGTCAGTGACTTAAAAATCAGCTTCAGCAGGGTTCTTCACGTCCAGAGTCAAGTTTTTGGGTTCGTTTCAACATTTTGGATGGTTACCCAACACAAACATGATAACATTCTTTTACAAAAAACTAAACTTAAGCAATCTCTCATCGTTGTcaagtttatttatttgtattagtCTTTGATTCAAGAAAAACATTACAATCGCTAATGATACAGTGACATCTTTAATTTAATTCTACAAAAttcatttgaaataaaataaaatcttttaaaaaatgctACCAATACATGGAGGAGAAAAGTTAcactcactcttcttcttcttcttcttctgcagaAGATTCCTTTGACTTGTCAACTTCAGACCTCTCGTTTTCTGAGGTTGCTGTGTCCTCCTCCATCTTCTCATTATCGGGCTGTCTCTGGCCTGACACTTGAGAATCTGATGTCTGGGTATGGCTCGTTGGTGCTGGAGGAGGATCCGAGTCCGACACTTGGGTGGTCTGACTCACTTCAGACTGCCCCGCACCAATGGGACTGCTCTGAGACTGACTCGTCTCTGACCGGCCCGTAGCTATAGGACTGCTTTGAGAATGACTGGCAACCACCTGACTGGTTTCCTGATTATGATCTGTTTCAGAGTGACTCAGAGGTACAGAGACTTGCTGAGACGGGCTCGTTTGCTCTTGTGACTCGCTTGCTTGCTGCTTTCCCTGACACTCTTGTGTTTCACTCGCCTGCATCTGACTCTCTTGTGTTTCACTCGCTTGCACCTGACTCTCTTGTGTCTCACTCGCTTGCACCTGACTCTCTTGTGTCTCACTCGCTTGCACCTGACTCTCTTGTGTCTCACTAGCTTGTACCTGACTCTCTTGTGTTTCACTTGCTTGTACTTGACTCGTCTGTGTTCCCTGAGAATCAGGGACAAGTCCAAGAACAGCCAATGTAGATctaacaaaaaagaaagaaaaaagattcaTATCTCTCAAATGGATTTTCCAAATAGCTGAAGGGCTTTGTCTTAATTCAAATCCGTAGacgattgaaaaaaaaagagagagagagagggaaaggTAACCTCGGAAGTGAAGACTGAATATCTGGCTGGCTGGCATGCGCCGCCAGAGGAGCTCTTAAGGATGAGATTTTAGTCAATGCATTTCCCAGCTGAGTTGGAGGAAGCTgcacaagaaaaataaaaaaaattcaatgatCAAAAATCCTTTTTCCTTCTTGCAATTGACAAATTAAGAAAAGCATAACGGAGTATTTTTATACATTACAGCTGAGATCTGAAAGACGCATACAAAGTAGAATAGGGAGGAgttaaaaagattttaataaatcCGTACCTGTAGTAAGACCTTGTATGATTGAGGCTGTGTTGACTGTGCACATTTCAAGAATCCTACCCACAGTTTTGGATATTTCCATATCTGAAGCAGTAATGTGTACATATCAAATCATAAGATTGAaccaagaacagagagagagagcatgACATTCCAAGAACATTACCGACCTGTTTGCTAACGAGACGAGAAAGGATCTCCAGGATAAAGTCGGACTAGTAGAACATTTAGTTGAAGAGATTATTATTTAAGTGAAAAATCAAATTGGGTTCCAAAAAGAGAGAAATGTTACGAGTTTGTTACCAGAGCTGGAAAAGCACCGATAGCTTGTAGAACTGTACGCATGAATAACATTGGCAGTGGAATTTGCTGGACCTGCACCCAGAAACTCGCCAATGAGCAAAAGATATCTCTAAGAAAAACAAACTGTGTCGGTAAGATGGAGACTGTTACTGTACCAGTTGGTTCAGAACGCTGGCTAAAACCTGTTGAGTGAATGTCTGCCTCTGTGCGAAACAGGTATTGCATGCATCTGTGATCTGTTAAGATAGTATTTGATTGAATAAGCAAACCTCCGGGTTTGTAAATTTTAGGAAAACAAGTGGCGGAGATCTCCTAAGCTGTTCATCTATTTGCTGCATGTTGTAAAGAAAATGGTCGAGGCATACCTGTTTAAGCGGTATTCCGTCTCTCGCTGGGTCAATGCTATGGATAGCAATTAAAACTTCTGATGGAGAAAGCACTGGACCAGACTGAGATGGTCCCTGAGAACCAAATTCCAGACTCAGAAGATCAAACTTACCTCAGACGCAAGAAGTACGCAATAGAAAGCTTAAATTAGATACCTGCAGGACACGAGAGAGTGCGACTTGGAATTTCTCCATAGGAAGATTGACCATATGAGGGAAAACACGTAGAACCtgttaaagagagagagagagagagagacaaattACAACGTCAGGAAAGCAGATTTACAACGTCAGAGAGAGACTAAGAAGAACCAATAGAAGGGGAAAAAGGTAGGAAAGCAGATTTACATCGTCTCTTGTCATGAACGGCAATATTGGGAAAATAATTTCTACATCCTGCAGTTCcatcaaaaattcaaaacccAAAGGATTAGAAAAAATGACGAATCACTAATAAGGAGTTTTCAATGTAACATTCCATTGTCCTCACCTTTATTCTTGTATCAAACAACTTTCTTATGGTATGTATCAACTCTGAAGAAGGCTTAGCCGCCTCAGTGAGGGTTTGAAGAACCTGTCATCAAGAAGAAACATTAAGAGAATATTAAAACTACTCACAGCTATTTGAAAAAGCCTTTTCACCTATTTGCAGGATAGAAGACAGAATTTAGAAGAAAGATGAAAACCTGCATTAGAAGGTTCTCACTTCCATTCGGTGGGTCTGCTATAATTTTAAGAAGCTCGGATGATGAGCCCATGGTACGAACTAGTATTGGGATTTGACGATGGATAGCCTACATACATAATCAGTGCGAATAAATAAcagagaaaaatataatactaatTTCAGAAAAGCATGCTCCAGACCTACCTGCTTAACAGGATCTGATGCATCTTTGTAAATGCTGAACACATGGACAAAAAGGGCGTGCTTCTGAAAATTAAATAGTAAGCATAGGAATCAAAACCTTTAGCAAAATTAGCTGCAAGCTTAAAGGCTAGAATTGTCATCTAGTAGAAGAACGGTGCAAAAATCACAAGACCTTGGTACATAGTGCAAAATAGAGTGACAAGCAGCGTTGGGCTTCGGTTACTGAAGTTGCTTCTAAGGACGAATCCATGCCCTCACCACTCACCGGCTGAAAAAAAAGTTGCGATCAGATATTTCTTATCCAAAAAATAATTTGCTTTCATGCACGAACAAGTACCTTTACACAATCCTTGCTCAACGTTTCAGCACCTCCTCTCTCTGAAGAAATGCAACTCACTACGGAAAATAGCTTGTCCTTTGCAAATTCCTCAATCTGTTGTGTAATGAATGATAAAGAATAGAGCTTGTTTGCCACCTGTATAATACGATACCCCGCAATTATTAACGTGGCAACACATCAAACAGCCGAATAGTACATCTCATGGTTTTGGGGAAACATACCAGGCGGATTGCTTTCATGCGAATCTCTTCCAAGGGGTGAACAGCACTCTTTTATTCAACAATATAGAGGAAAAGGGAATAAAATTAAGTGAGAGccataaagaagaagaacaacacaCTTGGGAAAAAGGAGAAAGAACCAAAAACACAATGCATGTATAAAAAATCCACTGAAACCTGAATGATGAAAATGTTTGCCGCGCCAAAGAAAAAACGAATCAGTAAAGAGATGAGATAGAAGAAACCTGCAAAGCAATCTTCAGGCAGTCATTCCGGATTCCAGGTCTCGTTAAAATCAGACTCCAAACCGCACTGAGGCCTTGAGTAACACGGTCTCCGCTAGGTAAGTCCTTTTCAACCTTGTCACCACTTTCAGGACAGCAAAACGATTCCAACAACTTCAGAACTGATTTTGGCAGAAATGGAGAATCTCCGAGCAATTTACTTAACGATTTATCAGACGGTGGAAAAGAATCTCTAAGTGCTTCAGcctagaaaataaagaaatgttTCTGAGAAATTTCCAAGTAAAAAGTCGATTAagattgttaaaaaaaagtgaATACTTACCACAGCCACCAAGAAACTTTCATATGCAGACGCAGCAGTAGTTGACGAGAAGAAATCTTGTTCTGCTTCTGCCTCCCCGTATAGCCTGTAGAGAACCCGCACAGTCAACTCATGTCCCTGACAACATAAGTGACAATGATCAGATAAAATGGCTTTTGAATCAAGTTGGGATGTCATTCATCATTTTCGACACTAAGATATAGCAGAGTCTAGCGAGGCTGAGAACactcaaaatttgaaaatctcCCGGGATATAATCCGAGTGTCAGAATCGAAACCACCAAAATTGGGGCTTTCGATGCCACCAAAATACAATAAGCATGTATACAAATACACAGGATTCACCGATTCAATTGTTCACCATTACAGACAGGAAAACAAATTCTCACCTCATGACTCAAATAATCAGAGAGAATGTGTTCCTGTAACATTTTCCAAGGGTCCAACTCCGAAGGAAACTGCAAAAATGGTAAATGTGACGATCAATTACTATGAGACAAAATGTCATAAATGATCATCTTGCCAACATATTGGTAGCAACTAGGACGTATTTAACAGGTATAAAACAGGAAAGCATCATAAAAAGCAAACATCAAGTAGTAGTACTACAACTATTCACTTTCTATAAGAACATTAGAGTTGAGGCAAGTGAGGCAAGAATCATGCAGAGGCCGATAAGTCTAAATTTATGAAATCACACAAAAGAAATTTTCCTGCAGAGTAATAACTCATAAGCTAAACTAAGAGAGAGCTAGAAGAGAGTCATCTTCTCAGAACGCTTACAGGAGCAAAAAAGAGATGTGAAAAAGATAGTTTAGAAAATGACCTCAACTCCCAAGTGAGCAAGAAGAGAAAAGCGAAGTTGTGAGCCACCAGACATTGATACTTGTTTATATGCTTCAACAATGCGTAAAAACACCAGCTTCTGCAAACTGTCTTTCTCTTCATCAGAAAGGTTGACAACAGGTGCCGATATCTTAGGCAAGAGAAACTGAGGCGCAGAAGCAAGTGAAGTTGCCGTTGAGGAAACCAAGCTGTTAGAACCTATGCCAGTCGCCTTTGGACTAAACTCCTCAGACTTATCCACTGACACTGATGGAATCACAGCGAGAAGAAGTTCTCCACTGGCACTCGTATCTTGGTTCTTGCTGGCGGCCTCCACATTTTTCGAACCCAATACAGAAGTAACAGGGGCTTCTGATAACACATAACGTTGAGCAGAAGAATCTAGTCCAGGTATACCACTTTCTATATTCCCTCTGTAATCCACATTTGGTGGAAGCTCAATATTGCCCTCTTCATTTACTGAAGAGGCTGATAAGCCACTTGCAATAACTGCATCTACAGCCGGAAATATCGGCTGGTCCACATGATTCACACAGAGTTCTTCACCTTCCTGCCATTGGTGAGATTTAAATGTACAGTACAATCTTTAAAACTAGGAagcaaaaaaaaggaagaaatgaCGCAATAAAATATAACACATATAAATACTTCTAATTGAGTAAAGAGCACCCATACATTTTCCGTTTTCGGTGTGTGAGGATTTATCAGGGCAGCAACTGGTGGGAATGCAGTTGACAGTGAAAGAACACCAGCCACAAACGATGGTGGATATTTAATTTGTGCATCACTACCAACTATAGACATGTTCATCACCAGCTCATCGGTGCCATCAGCATAAGAGGAACCATTTAGTAGAATATTATGCATATTAGCCATCACAACATCGGCCAGCAGATCCGCAGAAATACTTGAAATAAGGATCTCTAGAGATCCAATTGCTTTTTCACCCTGGGCAACCAATGCTCCAAACATAGCAACCAGTTGCTGAACAGGTCCAGTATCACTTACTCCTCTGCTATTACTTGGTCCAGTTGAAGCAGAAGTAACCAGAGGTAGAGAGCCAACACTGTTACCATTTAATCCTTCAGTAGATTCTCCTGACACAGAAGGTGTTATTCTTGATCGTTTTCCAGTCAAAGCATCTCCATTTAGATCAATATTGTATTCCGATCCAGATCTTTTCCTACCAAAGTTACTTTCCGCAACAACAGAATTTGCACGGAGAGAATTCTCTTCCACTGATACCTGAAACTAATAAGGTTTGGATTTAAATGTCcgtatctaaaatatataaccaaaaaaataagacGCATGAACACATACAACCATCAACATCTAGATTCAGCTATAGATGGAAAGACGAACAAACTACCTTTGTATCCTCTACACAGTCTTTGTCTTGAATGCTTCCGTTAGTTGTGTAAAACAGATCTTCAGCTTTCTCTGCCCGACTGCCACCTTCTATCTCTTTCAGAGCACCGATCAACCGGTCTTTCCACTGGAACAAATTACAACATAGGGATCAAAacaattgaaaacaaaaacaactccATGGAGAACAGTCTACCTCAACATATACAAGAATAGTTAAACCACTATTAACTGATTAGTAAGATATGATAGTAAGTAAGCCAGTCAGTAAAAAACACATGATCCAGACATCCAAACGCATTAGCTAACAATCTACAGATTTTATTTTGGGAAGATCAAATACAAAGCACTGGACAATGCTCGGGGTAAAGCAAATAATCAATCGTACACTAATGAACTAAAT encodes:
- the LOC106452458 gene encoding symplekin isoform X3 — encoded protein: MVGAIMAASSYSYSYSREKLQGLARSAKSATDLPPKLHRLRNLRRNLQGEASVFPAELLPLLFDLLSDQFGAARKFVAQILGEVGLNYVELLPEIVPLFIKSLQDDTPAVVRQVIASASALFRSTLHKFALQGLHSSELDELLQSSWTWMLKLKDEICSLAFKQGNSGVKLCAMKFVEALILLYTPDPSLSLDSQDLSIEASQKLGSLLDQLRHPAAKSLNSSTIIFLINSLSSVAKKRPAYCGRILPVLLSLDAPSFLKGVHAAAANLALKTVFLSCLECTHPAAAPWKDRLIGALKEIEGGSRAEKAEDLFYTTNGSIQDKDCVEDTKFQVSVEENSLRANSVVAESNFGRKRSGSEYNIDLNGDALTGKRSRITPSVSGESTEGLNGNSVGSLPLVTSASTGPSNSRGVSDTGPVQQLVAMFGALVAQGEKAIGSLEILISSISADLLADVVMANMHNILLNGSSYADGTDELVMNMSIVGSDAQIKYPPSFVAGVLSLSTAFPPVAALINPHTPKTENEGEELCVNHVDQPIFPAVDAVIASGLSASSVNEEGNIELPPNVDYRGNIESGIPGLDSSAQRYVLSEAPVTSVLGSKNVEAASKNQDTSASGELLLAVIPSVSVDKSEEFSPKATGIGSNSLVSSTATSLASAPQFLLPKISAPVVNLSDEEKDSLQKLVFLRIVEAYKQVSMSGGSQLRFSLLAHLGVEFPSELDPWKMLQEHILSDYLSHEGHELTVRVLYRLYGEAEAEQDFFSSTTAASAYESFLVAVAEALRDSFPPSDKSLSKLLGDSPFLPKSVLKLLESFCCPESGDKVEKDLPSGDRVTQGLSAVWSLILTRPGIRNDCLKIALQSAVHPLEEIRMKAIRLVANKLYSLSFITQQIEEFAKDKLFSVVSCISSERGGAETLSKDCVKPVSGEGMDSSLEATSVTEAQRCLSLYFALCTKKHALFVHVFSIYKDASDPVKQAIHRQIPILVRTMGSSSELLKIIADPPNGSENLLMQVLQTLTEAAKPSSELIHTIRKLFDTRIKDVEIIFPILPFMTRDDVLRVFPHMVNLPMEKFQVALSRVLQGPSQSGPVLSPSEVLIAIHSIDPARDGIPLKQITDACNTCFAQRQTFTQQVLASVLNQLVQQIPLPMLFMRTVLQAIGAFPALSDFILEILSRLVSKQIWKYPKLWVGFLKCAQSTQPQSYKVLLQLPPTQLGNALTKISSLRAPLAAHASQPDIQSSLPRSTLAVLGLVPDSQGTQTSQVQASETQESQVQASETQESQVQASETQESQVQASETQESQVQASETQESQMQASETQECQGKQQASESQEQTSPSQQVSVPLSHSETDHNQETSQVVASHSQSSPIATGRSETSQSQSSPIGAGQSEVSQTTQVSDSDPPPAPTSHTQTSDSQVSGQRQPDNEKMEEDTATSENERSEVDKSKESSAEEEEEEE